Genomic DNA from Bacteroides zhangwenhongii:
CTCATATTTGAACTAGTCTTTATTACTTATTTCTTCTTTTTTCCGGTAAATGAACCAGTAAAGCAACGGTATGATGAACAGACTCACTGCCGTACCTATTGACATCGTTCCTATCATGGCAATGGACAACGGCTTTTGCAGTTCCGAACCCATATCCGAAGAGAACAACAGCGGGACCATGGCAAAAATCGTAGTCAGCGAAGTCATGATTATGGGCCGCAGGCGCCTGCGGCCGGCTTCATGGATGGCTTCCAGCAAAGGGACGCCTGACTTGCGCAGTTCATTGATGGCATCCAGTTTCAATATAGAGTCATTGATGACAATGCCACAGGTGACAATCAGCCCGATGGCGGACATCAGATTCAGTGTGTGCCCGCAAAGCCAAAGCAACAACAGTGCAAAGGCCACGTCTATCGGAATCTCCGCCAGGACAAGCAAAGGCTGTAAAAAGCTCTCGAACTGTGCCGCAAGGATAAAATACATCAGCAACAGTGAAATCATAAGTATCACTACCAGTTCATCCAGCATTTCCCGATTAGAGAAGAAGCTGCCGGAAAAGCCCGTGTCCCAGTCTCCCGTTTCCTCCGCTACCCGCTTTACATTCTTTATCAGCTTGTCCGCATCCCGCACCCCGTAAAAGTCGAAGGGCACAAATTCTCCGTTACGTCCGGAAGTAATGCTTTTCAAGTCTTCGGCGGGAGTCACCTTTAGTAGTTCCCGAAGCGGGATATATTCCACCTCCCCTTTACTGTCCGGCTGTGTCTGTATCAATGTCTCCTGCAAGACCCTGTTCACCGTCCTCTCATTGCCCGCAATATTTATCGGAAGATACTGCTGGTAGGAATGCAGCATGGTCACGCTGTTTTCACGGAAAGCGGTTTTCAAGACACGGTAAAGCTCATTATAGGAGACACGGTAGAGCAAGAGCTTTTCCTTGCTGATACTCAGGTCCAGCTGGTTCTCGAAAGCGATACCCGTAGGGTTGATTCCGGTTTCCTTCGCCAGTGCCTGCTCCACTTTACGAATTGTTTCCGCTTCCGGTGCCTGCGCCCTGTTGCGGGCATAGAACTCGGCAACGACATCCGGCTCACCCGTCACGAAGAGTTTTTCAAACACCGTTTCCGGTGAAGCGAAAGACACGACAGAGAGCGGATAGCGTTCTTTCAGTCTCCGGTATATCTCCTGTTCCAAGGGAACGATCTCATCGGAAGTTTCCGTCCGGAAATAAAGTTCCGCTTCGGAAGAGGAAAGTTCCCTTTCCCGGTTCAAGATAAAGTCCTGCCTGCCGATAGAAGCCGTCTGTTCAAGGAACCGCCCCTCCAGTTCCTTAAAAAGTCCGTCCACACGCTTCCTGTTTTCATCCACATGGATATTCTCATTCCATTCGATGCGGACAATCAGTTCGTTCTCTTCTATATCGGGCATCCGCTGCTTATCTATGAAGAAAAAAAAGAAGACGCAGAGCGGGATGGAAACGATGCAGAATAGCACACTGAATGTTTTATGACGGAATACCCAGTCCACTCCCGAATCATAAAAGCGGTCCAGCGTATGGTCTTTTATTGGGTTATTGAATCTGAAAGAAAACCACTTCCATTTTCGGGTACAGACGCCTGTACGGTAGACCAGCAGGTAAAGAACGGGAAGAAGCATGATTCCCGTAAAATAAGACACCATCAGCCCTACCGTGACAGAGAAAGCCTGGTCATAGAAGATGGCTCCGGCAATGCCACTCATAAAAATCAAGGGAGCGAATACGGCGATGGTAGTCAGCGAGGAACTCAACATGGGAGTCACCACTTCGCTCGTTCCCGTGATACAGGCACGCCGCAGGGAATATCCCCGTTCACGATATTGAGAAATATTCTCGGTCACGATAATCGAGCTGTCAATCATCATTCCCAGAGCCAGAATCAACCCTGCAAGGGAAATGATGTTCAATGACATATTACAAAGGTAGAAGAATACAAAGCTGATGACGATGGAAACCACCATGCTAAGTCCGATAACCAGCGGTGATTTCACATCACCCAGAAACAGAACCGCCACCAGGCAGATAAACAGGAAGCCCAAGGAAAGATTCTGTTGCAGGTTGGAAATCGTATAGTCCAGCAGTTCCGTCTGATTACGGCTGATACTGAAATCAATATCCGGATACACCCGCTGGAAATAGTTCATAGTGCCTACAAGGGAATTCCTCATCTTGTCCATGTTCTCGTCCGCCTGCTTGATGACGGCCAGCGTCACTGCGCGTTTGCCGTTCGACACGGATACACCTTTCTCCTTCACTGGCACGATACTAACTTTGCAGAAATCCTTTAACTGTACGATGCGGTCGCCCTTGCGCAAATAGATATTTTCCACATCTTCCGCCGTGCGCAGCAGTGTAGAGAACTTAATGTTATATTCATAGTACCCGTCACGCACCGTCATACTACCCGGTTCCACATTATTGGACGACAGGGCCGATTCAATATCCCCGATGGAAAGTCCCATCATCGCCAGCTTATTTTCATCAGGAACAATTTGTACCTGGCGTTCCACGATTCCGGTCACGTCTACCATAGCGACTTCCGGCAATTGCTCGATACGGCGTTTGATAACCGATTCGGCAAACCCGCACAAATCCAGGAAAGCTTCTCCCGTACCATAACCGGCAGTGTCATTCTTCAATGTCAGATTCAGGTAAAATACGGGAATATCCGTAGCGCTTGCCTTTATCACTTTCGGACGTTCCGTCTCTTTCGGAAGGAAGTTCATCGCAGCGTCTATCTTCTCGTTCACCTCGATAAAGGCAAGGTCGGTATTCGTACCGTAATCAAAAGACAAACGGATAATTCCCGCCCCGTCACGTGACTCACTATGGATATCTTTCAGGGTCGAAACCTGAATCAGTTGTCCGCGTAAAGGTTTCACAATCGTATTTTCCAACTCACGGGCAGATGTATTGGCGGCGGATACCTGAACCGTTATCTCCGGAATGGCAATATCCGGAAGCAATGAAACCGGCAGGGTGGAATACGTCACCAGCCCGATAATGAAACAGGCGGTAAAAGCCATCAGTACCGCAATAGGACGCCGGATTAAAAATTTTATCATACTACTTGATTTTAGGCACGGGACTACACACAGACGACTCCGTACCTTTTTTGATTATCTTACATTTACTTCCGCTTCATGCGCCAGATTCAGATTTCCGGTCACAATGACCGTATCTCCTTCCAACAAACCATCTTCAACTCCTTTTTGGGATTTATCAGAAACGATGCATTCCGTAGCATTCTCCATTCCCGTATGCACATAGTTCCACATGGACTTGCCGTCCTTCAAGGTAAACACCACCTGCTTGCCAGAGCGCAATACCACCGCCGTCTTGGGAATCACCAGCTGTTCACCCAAGTTACGTCTCACGCTGACCCTTACGTTCATGCCGCTAAACAGCTTGCCTTCTCCGTTCACGTCAGCCTTCACCTTCACCATCCCGTTGATATCCACCAATGGGTTGATTTCCGACACGCTGCCTTCAAACGAGCCTCCTCCGGCATAGGGAAGAACCATTACCTTATCACCCTTCTTTATAAAAGCAAGTTCACTCTCCAATACAGTAAATTCGGCCTCCATACCTTTGGTATCAAGAACCGTACAGAATACTTCAGACGTATTAGCCAGGTTAAAAGCCTTCGAAAAAAGATTAGCCACTACTCCGTCAAAAGGAGCGGTCAGTGTGGCATGGCCCGTTTCTCTCTTTGCCAACTCATATTGTGATTTCGACTGGTCATATCCGCTTTTTACTTTGGCAATCTTCATCGTCTCCGCCGGAACGTTGCTGAAATCATCAACAGAATACCCCTGTCCTATCAATATATCCTTCAGCTCCAGCTCAGCTTTCAACAAGGCATCCTCAGACTGGGACAGTTTCTGCTCCAGACGGAATTTGTCCAACTCCGCCAATTTTTGCCCTTTATGCACACGGTCGCCATTCTTCACATAGATACGGGCGATAACTTCACTTGTCTCAAAACGCAAATCAGCTTTATTCCGGGCATTCACCTTGCCATTGCTTACCAACTCGTGATTAAAAGTCTGCCGTTTCAGAACTTGGACGGTAACCTCATTTTTTGCATCAGGAAGAACGGTGGTCACTCCCAGCTCTTGCTTTTCCGTATCACTTTGCTTGTCGGAGCAAGAGGTGTTTATCCCTAATACCCAACATAACAGTAACCATATACAATTGTGTTTCTTCATATTTATTAGTTTTTTTATTTCAATAATTTCCTTACTTCTTCTCTCATTTCTTTGACAGCTGTTGATTGAATCTTTGGTTCTTTCGTCAACACTATTTCAGCAACATCCTTTAATTTCTCAGGTTGCCGATATCTTGGCTCCGCATAAAGCTTCGCCAACAGATAATATGGATAAATCCGCCCCGGAAGTCGATGTGTAGAACGTAGCAGAAATTTTTCGGCTTTTTCATAATCTCCTGTCGCCTGATAATTCTTACCAATAACATTCAATATCATCGGGTCATTACTGTGTATCATCGCTTCCTCCAATACGTTTGTTGACATTTCGTATTCTTTTAATTTATGAAGACAATGACCATATTCAAAAAGGAATACCCCACGATTCTTTAACTCAGGATATAACTTCTCGTAGTCTTTTTCAGCAGACCGGTAAGCTCCTATATTATAAAGCATTTTAACACGATGCCAGTCTTTGCACGCATCATATTGGTTATTCCTCCAATAATACGCTCCCAATAGTACCATCATTGAAAGAAAAAGTGACAGTATTATCCTCGAACGTCCAATGGCACAAGCCACCAACAATAAATAGAATGCAACAGCAAAGCCTGGAATCTGCATCGGATAAGAAGAAAAAGCAAATACCAATACTGAAATCACACCTCCACAAATGCCAATTCTATTTTCCGTAATTCCCCTCCAAAGACAAAATGTAATCACTAATGCAGTCACCAATAAAAAAGGAACTCCATATTCCACCGCTATCTGTAAATACTCATTAAAAGCATACTCCGGACTTCCTGCCACTAATTCTTCTGTCTCCGAATATTCACCGTTGGCGAAATAATCTTCCTGCGCTCTGCCATAAGCTGAAACAAAGCTTCCTGTTCCATGTCCGACGATGGGACTTTCAGCAATAGCAAGAGCACTGACTTTCCACATGAACAAGCGTCCGTTGGCAGAAGTTGCTTTCAGTTGGAAAAGTGCGTAGCCAATCATTATGATTATAACACCACCTGCGATACAAGCTAATCCTACCTTTCTTTTATATCTCGTTCTGATCTCCTTTAATCTGATTCTCCATGAGGCGTGTATCCCATATACCCATACGCCCGATATAATGGCAGCAATCCAAGCCGAACGGCTCATTCCGGCAGGCAGCACACAAAGAATCAACAGTATCACTCCCAATGTCACATAATATTTTCCCTGTTCCAGACATGTACGTTCCGTTTTTTCTCTCAAGCTTAGCCACTCATGCAGACAGAGCGGAAATATCATCGCCAAATATCCCGAATAAGGACCCGGATTATAGAAAGACCCCGTAAGTGCATACAAGGAATGATTGGAAACTGCCAGACCGTATATCTGTCTCAATCCCCAAATGGCCTCAATACCTCCCAATACAATCAATACCCATGTTACGATGGATGGAAAAGACAGATATTGTTTTCTGTTCAGGCAAAGAGAAAATACACAGCAAATGACAAAAACAAAGATCATGCGTCCCAACCACAGTTTTTGATAGGCCATTTCGCCAATAGGAATGTCACTCGGAGTGGCAAAAACCACTACGCTCAAAATTGCAGCCACTCCCAAGAGCGCTATCAAATCTGCCATACCTTTCCTTCTAGGTCTTATCCACTTCAATTTTGCTTTCATGCACTTCAATTGTCTGACTCTTCTATATCTTTTGATTAACTCTCCTATATGTTTTAGGTAAAACAACCGCATGATTTACCCTAAACAACCGTATCTTTTGAATCAATCAACCGTATGTTTTTTCTATATTATACGGTCCTTTACAAGTAAACGACCGCTCCTTTATGCTAAATTCTACCTATAAATTACATATTGCAATTATACCTTCACCCGCTATCCCCCATGAATAAAGAGTTGTGAAGGGTGAAGGCCATAATCCGTATTTATCAATTTATATCTCATTTTTCATTTTATTTTCTTCATTATTCTATCCCAGCGGGGTTTCTCCGTAAATTTATCTTCCGAATACCAGATACGGGTAGCCTTACCTACAATATATTCTTCCGGCAACATCCCCCAGTATCTTGAATCCTGTGAATTTGCCATATTATCACCGGATACAAAATAATAGTTCTTTCTAAAGCGATATTGGGTAATCGCACTGTCTCCCAGCAATATCTGTCCGTCTTTTATACGTAGTTTCTTCTTCTGTTCCCACCCTATCAACTGCCTGTACAAAAGACAGTTTGTACGGTTCATCATTACCGTCTGTTCTTTCTTGGGAATCGGCAAAGGTCCGAACTCACGGATAGTCCATCCAATTTGTTTATCATACGGAAATGTACCGACCACAATGCCATACTGCTCCGGATAATCCAAGTTCGCAAGATCGTGTTGAGCGCTGTAATTTCCCAGTTGTTCGTCACATCCACGTATTTTATAAAATCCGCCCCGAATCTCTAACGTATCTCCTGGCAAAGCAATACATCGCTTTACGTAATATTGCATTACATCGAACCTTACACTATCCCAACGATTCATTTGATAAGGGAAATTAAAAACCAGTATATCATTTCTCTTGAAATTCCCCAATCCGGGTGTCCGGTGGATAACAACGTCCTCATTATTCAGAACAGCGAACACATCAAACAGGCGAGCCCCCTTTATCATCTTATTAACCAATATCCGGTCGCCATCCTTCAATGTCGGTTCCATAGAATCCGAAGGTATCCTGAATGAAGTGAAGCAGAACAATTGCATCAAGAATAAAATTACCACCATACAGAATATGAAGAACGCCAAATTCTCCAATATATTCCAGATTTTCTTCACTTTGCTCATAGGTTTCCTTTTAATTGAACCAATTTATGATAAGCCATCAGCCCTAACACACATTTCACACGTTCGTCGTCATGCTCCAATAACCCTACAGATGGAAAAGTCATTTTCTTCATTCTTTCCTGCAAATAATCCGCCCATAAACACAATTGCTCCCAATGCATATCAGCGTAACCAAAGTCCTGTTCCGCTTCAATAATAGCAGTTGTCATCATCAATATATTGGCTGCCGCTTCTATGGCACAGTCTTCTAGTTTCACCTGTTTGCTAGCAATGGGATACAAGCCTATATCGTAAGGTGGATACCTCTTTGCCCAATGAATATCTTCACAATACGCAAATATGGGCTCCAACAACCCTTTCATCCAATCGGTGCGATTAAAAAACAACAATGCCGGAAAACTTTTATAAGCTTCTCTGACATTACCCAAAGTATCACCAAAACAAAAAAGCTTATTGTCTGAGGATGACACAAACCTGTGAGAAGACATAAAGTTACGATAGGCAGAAAGCATGGACCCGGCAAAGGCTTCATTTCCTACTTGAAATGCCTTGATATTCCACCGATAATCCAATTCATCACATTCGGTTTTAAATTTCTGGTATCTGTTTCCTACAGACATCATTAATTCTTTCACCTCTCTTGTTCCATCCTTATTCCAAAGTGGGCGCAAATTCTCACCGCTATATTGGAAAGTCCGACCTTCTTCATGTCCAATAAGTAATACACCTTTATTCTCATTTCTCGCACACAAGTTTTGAGACAAGATGATATGATTATCTTCACATGAAAACGTTGTTTCCCCTGCTATCATAGCCAAATACAAACTGTCGGACTTCGCAAAACGCCAATCATGTTCAACCCAACTATCAACTTTCCTCGTACCAAACATCCATTCCACATCTACATCAAACATAATTTCCACCGTATGCTCTTTTTCGTTTTCCGTACGAACCTGATAGGAAAGAAAACCGACAGGCCACCCTGCCATATCCCACTTTTCCGATAAGGAAGGTGAGACCAAATCAATCTGAAGTTCCACCTCTCCACACTGGAAAATAAATTGAGTCTGTGTAGCTTGCGCATTCATTTTTTTCAAAGTTGCAGGTTCCGCATCAGCATAAGTTTTATTTTCTATATACAAGCCAAAATCCAATAAGGCAGCTCCACCTGTATTGCGGCAATATGCAGCCAAGATATTATCTCCATCCACTATTTGATTAATTGCTTCATCAGTCAAACGCTGGCATTTCGTTTGATGTGTAAATCCGCTTTCCAACAGATGTTTCCCATTACAGAAAAGTTTTATCCGATCGTCGCATACATAACGGACATAAACTTTATGATTCTTCAAAACATTTCTATTACCGACCTTGATATGCCTGCGGACATAAATATTTTCCGCTCCCCACAGGGTATGAGCCGGATAATAATATCCTTTTATCGGACCAAAAGCCCCTTTACCATCACTCCACCAAGAATCGTCATACATCCTCTGCTCCCATCCTTTTCCCGGAAACAAGAAAGAATATTTTCCCGTCCATCCGACAGTGTCCTCCGAAAGAGGCGCTAAAGGAGATATACGTAAAGAATCACCTCCCATAAAACGATAAGGTATGCCGTCTACACGTAAAAAGCCAGTTATCGGAAACGCTTTTCCGGTTCTTAACTGCGGGTAACTTTTATTTAAGGTATCCCCCGTTAATTGGAGACTTAAACTAGGGGTAACAGCCAACAATGTATGTTCAGTAGGAACAATAGCGGACAGGCGGGGAGTCTTCTCATCCGGACAAGCACATGCATATATCAGAGAAATAATACCTGAGGCTATAATCATTCTCCATGTTGCAACAAATCTGATATACATTCTTATTTCCATAGCTGTACCCCGTTTTCATAAATAAATATCCTCTCGTCCAATCCACGTGTATGATTTCTCAAAAGCAATACCGTATTTACAGGAATGCCCTGAAATACCAATGAGTCGGCAGTTGCCTTAATTTTTCCGGCAGACTTCCAGTCCTTGTCACAATAAAACAACTCATATACATCATCAGGACGGACATAGTTGTCTCTGTTGCGCGGAGTATAGACAATACGGTCTACACGGACTTTTCTACCCAAGTCAAGTCCCGCCCATCCACCGGTATGTTTAAAATAATCAAAGGAAGTCCACGTTTTTCCATCAAAGACATTAGTATATTCATGCGTTCCGTCATGTTGGTAACATCCGGGAGTCCCTATAATTTCCCCAGATAAAGCTACGGTATCATTCTCCCCATAAAAAGCGACTTCCGCAATATTACATGCGCTTTTGGGCGGACCAAAATATCTTAAATAACGATATTCTTTATCAGACCAACTTTTTACAGTTGTATTCAAACGAGTAGGTCTGCCCTGTATAATAAATAAGGTGTCTTTTTCCAAAAAATCAGGATGATTGCTCCCTTCAAAAACACCTCCTATCATTCGATTTCTGAACGCATTTTCTCTCCCAATATCACACTTAGCGTATAATATTACATCTCTCTTCTCCTTTCCTGCGGGATAATAGCAGATCTCATTACTCTGTTTATCAACATAAAAAGGATCGGTCAAAAAGCATAATGTACCATTCTCATAAGTAGCCACTCTCATAAACGAGCCATTGCGTATATATTGAAACGATAAACGGCCAGCATCATATTCAGTCCAATCAATAGGAGTCCAACGATCCCGGTCACTGACACATAGATAAGCTATTTTCCCGATCCGTTTTGTTTTATATAGCTTTTCTAGAGGAATAACCAACTCTTTCTTAAAGTTATATCCATATGCATAAGTTACGTCCATAAATTTAGGCAAATGCCAAAATGGATATATGTCTTCCCCATAGTTTGCCATTTGCTCATACAACTTTCTGTTCACACTAAAAGTATACCTATACACTTTAGAACTATCATCCCACCGATACCACCAATTCTTACGTACAGGGCGTAACTTTTGCGGAAAGTCAGTCATGTACTCCTCTCCATCTTTATTCCACGTTGTTAACCAAAAATGCCCGGCATTTACATAACTACGTACAGGAACAAAGTCAATGGCGCAAGGAATACCCAAAGCTCTAAATAAATACACTCCAAAATCAGTCACTTCTCTGCATGTTCCTGACAAATATTGTACATATTCAGGCCCTATATGTCCAAATGGATAGGGCGTTACAGAAGTATAATAATGACTCTTATCAGGCAATTTACTTATTAAATAATTAGCGGCAACCACAGGATCTTCGATATCTAATGAATCAGACATACGCAATGAATCAAGCAACGAATTATATTTTTCATAGTACGTTTCACGCCAATAAGATAATGGTTCATCACCTATCCGATAAGGCAGTAAGTATTCACAAAACGTTTCAAATGAGATATTCTTTCCCCAAGGTTGTTCTTGCCAAACTTTAAATGCCCAATCGATGTTATGGCATAGGTAGGCAGAGTCTATTTCCATAATATCTCGTTTCTTATTCGGCTCTTTCATGACCCCATATACAGCCTTTACAGAGTCAGCAACTTGTTGTGGCGTTTTACCTTTACTCTTTTTCAACCATATAT
This window encodes:
- a CDS encoding glutaminase domain-containing protein; translation: MEIRMYIRFVATWRMIIASGIISLIYACACPDEKTPRLSAIVPTEHTLLAVTPSLSLQLTGDTLNKSYPQLRTGKAFPITGFLRVDGIPYRFMGGDSLRISPLAPLSEDTVGWTGKYSFLFPGKGWEQRMYDDSWWSDGKGAFGPIKGYYYPAHTLWGAENIYVRRHIKVGNRNVLKNHKVYVRYVCDDRIKLFCNGKHLLESGFTHQTKCQRLTDEAINQIVDGDNILAAYCRNTGGAALLDFGLYIENKTYADAEPATLKKMNAQATQTQFIFQCGEVELQIDLVSPSLSEKWDMAGWPVGFLSYQVRTENEKEHTVEIMFDVDVEWMFGTRKVDSWVEHDWRFAKSDSLYLAMIAGETTFSCEDNHIILSQNLCARNENKGVLLIGHEEGRTFQYSGENLRPLWNKDGTREVKELMMSVGNRYQKFKTECDELDYRWNIKAFQVGNEAFAGSMLSAYRNFMSSHRFVSSSDNKLFCFGDTLGNVREAYKSFPALLFFNRTDWMKGLLEPIFAYCEDIHWAKRYPPYDIGLYPIASKQVKLEDCAIEAAANILMMTTAIIEAEQDFGYADMHWEQLCLWADYLQERMKKMTFPSVGLLEHDDERVKCVLGLMAYHKLVQLKGNL
- a CDS encoding efflux RND transporter permease subunit, with protein sequence MIKFLIRRPIAVLMAFTACFIIGLVTYSTLPVSLLPDIAIPEITVQVSAANTSARELENTIVKPLRGQLIQVSTLKDIHSESRDGAGIIRLSFDYGTNTDLAFIEVNEKIDAAMNFLPKETERPKVIKASATDIPVFYLNLTLKNDTAGYGTGEAFLDLCGFAESVIKRRIEQLPEVAMVDVTGIVERQVQIVPDENKLAMMGLSIGDIESALSSNNVEPGSMTVRDGYYEYNIKFSTLLRTAEDVENIYLRKGDRIVQLKDFCKVSIVPVKEKGVSVSNGKRAVTLAVIKQADENMDKMRNSLVGTMNYFQRVYPDIDFSISRNQTELLDYTISNLQQNLSLGFLFICLVAVLFLGDVKSPLVIGLSMVVSIVISFVFFYLCNMSLNIISLAGLILALGMMIDSSIIVTENISQYRERGYSLRRACITGTSEVVTPMLSSSLTTIAVFAPLIFMSGIAGAIFYDQAFSVTVGLMVSYFTGIMLLPVLYLLVYRTGVCTRKWKWFSFRFNNPIKDHTLDRFYDSGVDWVFRHKTFSVLFCIVSIPLCVFFFFFIDKQRMPDIEENELIVRIEWNENIHVDENRKRVDGLFKELEGRFLEQTASIGRQDFILNRERELSSSEAELYFRTETSDEIVPLEQEIYRRLKERYPLSVVSFASPETVFEKLFVTGEPDVVAEFYARNRAQAPEAETIRKVEQALAKETGINPTGIAFENQLDLSISKEKLLLYRVSYNELYRVLKTAFRENSVTMLHSYQQYLPINIAGNERTVNRVLQETLIQTQPDSKGEVEYIPLRELLKVTPAEDLKSITSGRNGEFVPFDFYGVRDADKLIKNVKRVAEETGDWDTGFSGSFFSNREMLDELVVILMISLLLMYFILAAQFESFLQPLLVLAEIPIDVAFALLLLWLCGHTLNLMSAIGLIVTCGIVINDSILKLDAINELRKSGVPLLEAIHEAGRRRLRPIIMTSLTTIFAMVPLLFSSDMGSELQKPLSIAMIGTMSIGTAVSLFIIPLLYWFIYRKKEEISNKD
- the lepB gene encoding signal peptidase I; this encodes MSKVKKIWNILENLAFFIFCMVVILFLMQLFCFTSFRIPSDSMEPTLKDGDRILVNKMIKGARLFDVFAVLNNEDVVIHRTPGLGNFKRNDILVFNFPYQMNRWDSVRFDVMQYYVKRCIALPGDTLEIRGGFYKIRGCDEQLGNYSAQHDLANLDYPEQYGIVVGTFPYDKQIGWTIREFGPLPIPKKEQTVMMNRTNCLLYRQLIGWEQKKKLRIKDGQILLGDSAITQYRFRKNYYFVSGDNMANSQDSRYWGMLPEEYIVGKATRIWYSEDKFTEKPRWDRIMKKIK
- a CDS encoding efflux RND transporter periplasmic adaptor subunit; its protein translation is MKKHNCIWLLLCWVLGINTSCSDKQSDTEKQELGVTTVLPDAKNEVTVQVLKRQTFNHELVSNGKVNARNKADLRFETSEVIARIYVKNGDRVHKGQKLAELDKFRLEQKLSQSEDALLKAELELKDILIGQGYSVDDFSNVPAETMKIAKVKSGYDQSKSQYELAKRETGHATLTAPFDGVVANLFSKAFNLANTSEVFCTVLDTKGMEAEFTVLESELAFIKKGDKVMVLPYAGGGSFEGSVSEINPLVDINGMVKVKADVNGEGKLFSGMNVRVSVRRNLGEQLVIPKTAVVLRSGKQVVFTLKDGKSMWNYVHTGMENATECIVSDKSQKGVEDGLLEGDTVIVTGNLNLAHEAEVNVR
- a CDS encoding O-antigen ligase family protein, producing MADLIALLGVAAILSVVVFATPSDIPIGEMAYQKLWLGRMIFVFVICCVFSLCLNRKQYLSFPSIVTWVLIVLGGIEAIWGLRQIYGLAVSNHSLYALTGSFYNPGPYSGYLAMIFPLCLHEWLSLREKTERTCLEQGKYYVTLGVILLILCVLPAGMSRSAWIAAIISGVWVYGIHASWRIRLKEIRTRYKRKVGLACIAGGVIIIMIGYALFQLKATSANGRLFMWKVSALAIAESPIVGHGTGSFVSAYGRAQEDYFANGEYSETEELVAGSPEYAFNEYLQIAVEYGVPFLLVTALVITFCLWRGITENRIGICGGVISVLVFAFSSYPMQIPGFAVAFYLLLVACAIGRSRIILSLFLSMMVLLGAYYWRNNQYDACKDWHRVKMLYNIGAYRSAEKDYEKLYPELKNRGVFLFEYGHCLHKLKEYEMSTNVLEEAMIHSNDPMILNVIGKNYQATGDYEKAEKFLLRSTHRLPGRIYPYYLLAKLYAEPRYRQPEKLKDVAEIVLTKEPKIQSTAVKEMREEVRKLLK
- a CDS encoding transglutaminase domain-containing protein translates to MIKHLRYIQLIIIILLGCYLVDTIVFREEPITSLESALRVAKDNRMELEKVLYRYKKDSSDSLKYKAACFLIENMPFYSYSDSEQSANYKSYYIWLKKSKGKTPQQVADSVKAVYGVMKEPNKKRDIMEIDSAYLCHNIDWAFKVWQEQPWGKNISFETFCEYLLPYRIGDEPLSYWRETYYEKYNSLLDSLRMSDSLDIEDPVVAANYLISKLPDKSHYYTSVTPYPFGHIGPEYVQYLSGTCREVTDFGVYLFRALGIPCAIDFVPVRSYVNAGHFWLTTWNKDGEEYMTDFPQKLRPVRKNWWYRWDDSSKVYRYTFSVNRKLYEQMANYGEDIYPFWHLPKFMDVTYAYGYNFKKELVIPLEKLYKTKRIGKIAYLCVSDRDRWTPIDWTEYDAGRLSFQYIRNGSFMRVATYENGTLCFLTDPFYVDKQSNEICYYPAGKEKRDVILYAKCDIGRENAFRNRMIGGVFEGSNHPDFLEKDTLFIIQGRPTRLNTTVKSWSDKEYRYLRYFGPPKSACNIAEVAFYGENDTVALSGEIIGTPGCYQHDGTHEYTNVFDGKTWTSFDYFKHTGGWAGLDLGRKVRVDRIVYTPRNRDNYVRPDDVYELFYCDKDWKSAGKIKATADSLVFQGIPVNTVLLLRNHTRGLDERIFIYENGVQLWK